The proteins below come from a single Mycolicibacterium sp. TY81 genomic window:
- a CDS encoding ABC transporter ATP-binding protein translates to MTTESWRGQTVDKAEDLPIDESVSRRREARALLGSLLKPYRVAVLLLGLVVVVENGARLSVPLLVQRGIDHGIPPIVQGGSARELLQIVAALCGVVVLQATFRLFFLNRSGRIGQKVLLELRRRVYRQFQRLDVAFHDRYTSGRVVSRSTNDIEAIQTMLSTGFDSLITAVLTLGGTAVLLVTLDVRLGLMCLAAFPLLVLLVAWFRRESSRTYRTVRERAALVIVQFVETMTGIKAVQAYRREPRNQEIFDDVVDDYRVINERTMTLLAVFMPGVKLVGNVTTAVVLLYGGYLVLHGQMTIGTLTAFLLYLRMFFEPMQEISQFFNSFQSAASALEKLAGVLGQQPAIMDPTDPVELTTVKGDIAFHGVSFGYTPDRPVLPELNLTVPAGQTVALVGATGAGKTTIAKLIARFYDPVTGTVTLDGIDLRSIGQTELRQHVVMVTQENFMFAGTVADNIRFGRPDATDAEIRAAAEAVGADRFIDNLPEGYDTDVANRGGRLSAGQRQLVAFARAFLADPKVLILDEATSSLDIPTERLVQRALATVLAGRTALVIAHRLSTVQSADRVLVLDGGRIVEDGAPDDLVAQNGRYAALHRAWVDSLA, encoded by the coding sequence ATGACCACCGAGAGCTGGCGCGGCCAGACGGTGGACAAGGCCGAGGACCTGCCCATCGACGAGAGCGTTTCGCGACGCCGCGAGGCCCGCGCCCTGTTGGGCTCGCTGCTCAAGCCGTACCGCGTCGCGGTACTGCTGCTGGGTCTGGTCGTGGTGGTGGAAAACGGTGCGCGGCTGTCCGTTCCGCTGCTCGTCCAGCGCGGCATCGACCACGGCATCCCGCCGATCGTGCAGGGCGGGTCCGCCCGTGAACTGTTGCAGATCGTCGCCGCCCTGTGCGGCGTCGTGGTGCTACAGGCCACCTTCCGGTTGTTCTTCCTGAACCGCTCGGGCCGGATCGGGCAGAAGGTGCTGCTCGAACTGCGCCGCCGGGTGTATCGACAGTTCCAGCGGCTCGACGTCGCCTTCCACGACCGCTACACCTCGGGTCGCGTGGTGAGCCGGTCCACCAACGACATCGAAGCCATCCAGACCATGCTGTCGACGGGTTTCGACAGCCTCATCACCGCGGTGCTCACCCTCGGCGGCACCGCGGTCCTGCTCGTCACACTCGACGTGCGGCTGGGCCTGATGTGCCTGGCCGCCTTCCCGCTCCTGGTGCTGCTGGTCGCCTGGTTCCGCCGCGAGTCGTCCAGGACGTACCGCACCGTCCGCGAACGCGCGGCCCTGGTGATCGTGCAGTTCGTCGAAACCATGACGGGCATCAAGGCCGTGCAGGCCTACCGGCGCGAGCCGCGCAATCAGGAGATCTTCGACGACGTCGTCGACGACTACCGCGTCATCAACGAACGCACCATGACCCTGCTCGCGGTGTTCATGCCCGGCGTCAAACTCGTCGGCAACGTCACCACCGCGGTGGTGCTGCTGTACGGCGGCTACCTGGTGCTGCACGGGCAGATGACGATCGGCACGCTGACGGCCTTCCTGCTGTACCTGCGCATGTTCTTCGAACCGATGCAGGAGATTTCGCAGTTCTTCAACAGCTTCCAGTCCGCGGCGTCGGCGCTAGAGAAGCTGGCCGGCGTGCTGGGTCAGCAGCCGGCGATCATGGACCCCACCGACCCGGTCGAGCTGACGACGGTCAAGGGCGACATCGCTTTTCACGGCGTCAGCTTCGGCTACACCCCGGACCGTCCGGTGCTGCCCGAACTGAATCTGACGGTGCCCGCGGGGCAGACCGTCGCCCTCGTCGGTGCCACCGGTGCGGGCAAGACGACCATCGCCAAGCTCATCGCGCGCTTCTATGACCCGGTCACCGGCACGGTCACCCTCGACGGCATCGACCTGCGGTCCATCGGCCAAACCGAGCTGCGCCAGCACGTCGTGATGGTGACGCAGGAGAACTTCATGTTCGCCGGCACCGTCGCCGACAACATCCGGTTCGGGCGGCCCGACGCCACCGACGCCGAGATCCGCGCGGCCGCGGAAGCCGTTGGCGCGGACCGGTTCATCGACAATCTGCCGGAGGGCTACGACACCGATGTCGCGAACCGGGGCGGACGGTTGTCGGCGGGGCAACGCCAGTTGGTCGCGTTCGCCCGGGCGTTCCTGGCCGATCCCAAGGTGCTGATCCTGGACGAGGCGACGTCGTCGCTGGACATCCCGACCGAGCGGCTGGTGCAGCGCGCGCTGGCCACCGTGCTGGCCGGGCGGACCGCGCTCGTGATCGCGCACCGACTCTCCACGGTGCAGTCCGCGGACCGGGTCCTGGTGCTCGACGGCGGGCGCATCGTCGAGGACGGCGCGCCCGACGATCTGGTCGCGCAGAACGGTCGGTATGCGGCGCTGCACCGCGCCTGGGTCGACTCGCTGGCCTGA
- a CDS encoding LuxR C-terminal-related transcriptional regulator, producing the protein MTTGPSLLRPRDTDAVRAELRRLGSEGAVPVMFGGEVHDDALLITEFYGTRGGGLRGLTVRSMCGLGGASMVSGQPLAVADYRHAPSITHDYDMPVLSEGIRSVLAVPVVVDGRARAVLYGAYRSSAPFGGRAVDLMLASAQRLSDELTIRDEVDRRLRLQQAPAADTAVNTEHIRQVHAELRRLAAGGEPVAPGDLGGLADRLAEALAGGPAPVGPLSPREVDVLAQIALGCTNTEAAQRLSLKPETVKSYLRSAATKLGTHSRHEAVSKARQLRLIP; encoded by the coding sequence GTGACCACCGGCCCATCCCTGCTGCGCCCGCGCGACACCGACGCGGTGCGCGCTGAGCTGCGGCGTCTGGGCTCCGAGGGTGCGGTACCCGTGATGTTCGGCGGCGAGGTGCACGACGACGCGCTGCTGATCACCGAGTTCTACGGCACCCGCGGCGGTGGCCTCCGGGGGCTGACGGTGCGCTCGATGTGCGGGCTCGGCGGCGCCAGCATGGTCTCGGGTCAGCCGCTCGCGGTGGCCGACTACCGGCACGCGCCGTCCATCACGCACGACTACGACATGCCTGTGCTCTCTGAAGGCATCCGGTCGGTGCTGGCGGTGCCCGTCGTGGTCGACGGCCGCGCCCGGGCCGTGCTCTACGGCGCCTACCGGTCCAGCGCGCCCTTCGGCGGCCGGGCCGTGGACCTGATGCTGGCCTCGGCGCAACGTCTGTCGGACGAGCTGACGATCCGCGACGAAGTGGACCGCCGGCTGCGGCTGCAACAGGCCCCCGCCGCCGACACCGCGGTGAACACCGAACACATCCGCCAGGTGCATGCCGAACTGCGCCGGCTGGCGGCCGGAGGCGAGCCCGTCGCGCCCGGCGATCTGGGCGGCCTCGCCGACCGGCTCGCCGAAGCCCTGGCCGGCGGGCCCGCGCCGGTCGGTCCGCTGAGCCCGCGCGAAGTCGACGTCCTCGCGCAGATCGCGCTGGGGTGCACCAATACCGAAGCCGCCCAGCGGCTTTCGCTGAAACCCGAGACCGTCAAGAGCTATCTGCGCAGCGCCGCAACGAAACTCGGCACCCACAGCCGGCACGAGGCCGTGTCGAAGGCACGGCAGCTGCGGCTGATCCCCTGA
- a CDS encoding AMP-binding protein, with protein sequence MTTNTEQYRAARDRLVASIGDSAQAADSFSWPRLTGTFNWATDWFDVIARSPERAGQAALWITEEGGDEQRYTFAEMADRSDQVATWLQALGVGKGDRVIVMLGNQVELWESMLAVAKLGAVVMPTTGALGSADLADRITRGGAGFVVTNAADADKLASVDGQYVGIVVGHPVPGWHRYADAYDVVSAGPFAAVTEVDDPLLVYFTSGTTSKPKLVEHSQISYPVGHLSTMAWIGVTPGDVHLAISSPGWAKHAWSCVFAPWIAEATIFVYNYSRFDAAALLGQLRRAGVNTFCAPPTVWRMLIQADLGAKPEGLREILGAGEPLNPDVIAKVQDAWGLTIRDGFGQTETTLLVGNAPGQPVKAGSMGRPMPGVPVVLVDPVTGELTDEGEICLDLRSEPLNLMTGYLADPQRNAAVMAGGYYHTGDVASRDSDGYITYIGRTDDVFKSSDYKVSPFELESVLIEHPAVMEAAVVPQPDDTRLAVPKAYVCLATGWDADADTARSIMEFARDHLAPYLKVRRVEFGDLPKTISGKIRRVDLRKREDQAHAAGTPIASEYRYEDLVNLC encoded by the coding sequence ATCACCACCAACACCGAGCAGTACCGAGCGGCGCGGGACCGCCTCGTGGCGTCGATCGGTGACTCCGCGCAGGCCGCCGATTCGTTCAGTTGGCCGCGGCTGACCGGGACCTTCAACTGGGCCACCGACTGGTTCGACGTCATCGCGCGCAGCCCCGAACGGGCCGGGCAGGCGGCGTTGTGGATCACCGAAGAAGGCGGCGACGAGCAGCGGTACACCTTTGCGGAGATGGCCGACCGGTCCGACCAGGTGGCGACGTGGCTACAGGCGCTGGGCGTGGGCAAGGGCGACCGCGTCATCGTCATGCTGGGCAACCAGGTCGAGCTGTGGGAGTCGATGCTGGCGGTCGCCAAGCTCGGCGCGGTGGTGATGCCGACGACCGGGGCGCTGGGTTCGGCCGATCTGGCCGACCGGATCACCCGTGGCGGGGCGGGCTTCGTGGTGACCAATGCGGCCGATGCGGACAAGCTCGCGTCCGTGGACGGGCAGTATGTGGGGATCGTCGTCGGGCATCCGGTACCGGGGTGGCACCGCTACGCCGACGCGTACGACGTGGTTTCGGCGGGACCGTTCGCCGCGGTCACCGAGGTCGACGACCCGCTGCTGGTCTACTTCACCTCGGGCACCACCAGCAAGCCCAAACTCGTTGAGCACTCGCAGATTTCGTACCCCGTCGGCCATCTGTCCACGATGGCCTGGATCGGGGTGACGCCCGGCGACGTCCATCTGGCGATCAGCTCGCCGGGCTGGGCCAAGCACGCCTGGAGTTGTGTGTTCGCGCCGTGGATCGCCGAGGCGACGATCTTCGTCTACAACTACAGCCGCTTCGACGCCGCTGCGCTGCTGGGCCAATTGCGTCGCGCCGGCGTCAACACCTTCTGCGCGCCACCGACCGTGTGGCGGATGCTGATCCAGGCCGACCTCGGCGCCAAACCCGAAGGGCTGCGCGAGATTCTGGGCGCCGGCGAACCCCTCAACCCCGATGTCATCGCCAAGGTGCAGGACGCCTGGGGGCTGACCATCCGCGACGGCTTCGGCCAGACCGAGACCACCCTGCTGGTCGGCAACGCCCCGGGGCAGCCCGTCAAGGCCGGCTCGATGGGCCGGCCCATGCCGGGCGTGCCGGTGGTGCTGGTCGACCCGGTGACCGGTGAGCTCACCGACGAGGGCGAGATCTGCCTGGACCTCAGGTCCGAGCCGCTCAACCTGATGACCGGTTATCTTGCTGACCCGCAACGCAATGCGGCCGTCATGGCGGGTGGTTACTACCACACCGGCGACGTGGCCTCCCGTGACAGCGACGGCTACATCACGTACATCGGCCGCACCGATGACGTGTTCAAGTCGTCGGATTACAAGGTGTCGCCGTTCGAGCTGGAGAGCGTGCTCATCGAGCATCCCGCGGTGATGGAAGCCGCGGTGGTGCCGCAGCCCGACGACACCCGGCTCGCCGTGCCGAAGGCGTACGTCTGTCTGGCCACGGGCTGGGACGCCGACGCGGACACGGCGCGGTCCATCATGGAATTCGCCCGTGACCACCTGGCGCCGTACCTCAAGGTGCGCCGGGTGGAGTTCGGTGACCTCCCCAAGACGATTTCCGGCAAGATCCGGCGCGTTGACCTGCGCAAGCGCGAAGATCAAGCGCATGCGGCCGGCACCCCGATCGCATCGGAATACCGCTATGAGGACCTGGTGAACTTATGCTGA